The Bacteroidales bacterium genome includes a region encoding these proteins:
- a CDS encoding radical SAM protein: MFYLPIQYEQPLFRPPSEARSLILQITSGCSWNKCAFCEMYASKSFRVKPFGIVKQEIEQVANSSLKFNKVFLADGDAMVLSAGKLLQILNEINDKFLKIRRISIYARPSDFVKKTLSELKELKSAGLELAYVGVESGDDEVLKHINKGETYKSTIEGLLKAKEAGIKLSVMILNGLGGEELSRQHAVNSAKVLNEVQPEYASTLVLSLPLGEAHFTNRYSGKFTMLNKLELIEEMGIFLKNTELEQTVFRSDHASNYLVLKGILSKDKASLLHKINEVLNNPQLADLREEWERGL, from the coding sequence ATGTTTTATCTTCCTATCCAATACGAACAACCCTTATTCAGACCGCCTTCCGAGGCACGTTCTTTAATTTTGCAGATAACTTCCGGTTGTTCTTGGAATAAATGTGCTTTTTGCGAGATGTATGCTTCCAAATCTTTCAGAGTTAAACCGTTTGGCATTGTTAAACAAGAAATTGAGCAAGTTGCAAATTCATCTTTAAAGTTTAATAAAGTATTTTTAGCAGACGGCGATGCAATGGTTTTGTCTGCCGGTAAATTATTGCAAATTTTAAATGAAATAAATGACAAGTTCCTTAAAATAAGACGAATTTCAATATATGCTCGTCCTTCCGATTTTGTAAAAAAAACATTATCCGAATTAAAAGAACTAAAATCTGCCGGATTAGAATTGGCTTATGTCGGTGTAGAATCGGGTGATGATGAGGTTTTAAAACACATAAATAAAGGCGAAACCTATAAATCAACCATAGAGGGTTTATTGAAAGCAAAAGAAGCCGGAATAAAGTTGTCCGTAATGATTTTAAACGGTTTGGGCGGTGAAGAACTGAGCCGACAACATGCCGTTAATTCTGCAAAAGTTTTAAATGAGGTTCAACCTGAGTATGCATCAACTTTGGTGTTAAGTTTGCCTTTGGGAGAAGCTCACTTTACAAATCGTTATTCCGGAAAATTTACGATGCTTAACAAACTTGAACTTATTGAAGAAATGGGTATTTTTCTGAAAAACACCGAATTAGAGCAGACAGTTTTCAGAAGTGACCATGCGTCTAATTATTTGGTGCTGAAAGGAATTCTTTCAAAAGACAAGGCTTCTCTTTTGCATAAAATAAATGAAGTTTTAAATAATCCGCAACTTGCCGATTTACGGGAAGAGTGGGAGAGAGGACTGTAA
- a CDS encoding PrsW family glutamic-type intramembrane protease, which yields MTLLAISIAPIILILIYIYRRDKYEKEPRKLLIKTFIFGALTVLPIFFIETWLGNYWNNKYNFPSNQMLTAAYNAFIVAASTEEIFKYSVFILVIWKSKDFNEKFDGIVYAAYISLGFAAIENIMYVLQNGAGTGIMRAFTAVPAHTMFGISMGYFLAWAKFRPQKRILYLILSLTVPIVLHGFYDFIIMSQHTVLLLFFIPFLIAMLVMAFKQMKHLSNISRFKPE from the coding sequence GAAGAGATAAATACGAAAAAGAACCTCGAAAACTATTAATTAAAACTTTTATCTTCGGAGCATTAACTGTTTTGCCTATTTTTTTCATTGAAACTTGGCTCGGCAATTATTGGAATAACAAATATAATTTTCCGAGCAACCAAATGTTAACGGCAGCATACAATGCCTTTATTGTTGCAGCCTCAACCGAAGAAATTTTCAAATACTCAGTATTCATACTTGTGATATGGAAAAGCAAAGACTTTAATGAAAAATTCGACGGAATTGTATATGCCGCATATATTTCACTCGGTTTTGCCGCAATCGAAAACATTATGTATGTTCTTCAAAACGGAGCGGGAACAGGAATAATGCGAGCATTCACAGCTGTTCCTGCACACACAATGTTCGGAATTTCAATGGGTTACTTTCTTGCATGGGCAAAATTCAGACCTCAAAAAAGAATATTATACCTTATTTTATCTCTTACTGTTCCTATTGTTTTACACGGGTTTTATGATTTTATAATTATGTCGCAACATACCGTTTTATTATTATTTTTTATTCCTTTTTTAATTGCAATGCTTGTTATGGCATTTAAGCAAATGAAACATCTGTCAAATATTTCTCGTTTTAAGCCGGAATAA